The following are encoded together in the Zingiber officinale cultivar Zhangliang chromosome 8A, Zo_v1.1, whole genome shotgun sequence genome:
- the LOC122007826 gene encoding heterogeneous nuclear ribonucleoprotein 1-like — protein sequence MDSDDGKLFIGGLSWDTTEERLREHFSDHGEVLDAVIMRDKATGRPRGFGFVVFADPSILERVLQDKHVIDGRTVEAKWALSREEQQTSARSGNLNSGNFNAGRSAGASSGANIRTKKIFVGGLPPTLTEDGFRQYFESFGTVTDAVVMYDQNTHRPRGFGFISFESEDTVDNVLQKTFHDLNGKAVEVKRALPKDANSNTGSGRSMGSGSHQSYGGSSGNASLYDSRTDSNRYIQPQGAGGGLPPYGSSGYGAPSYGYGAANNGVGYAGYGVGGYGTGATGYAGPAGTYGNPNAPMSGYVGGSPGAQRNLWNNQVPGYGSAGYGGTASYGPAPSWNASTPSGGSGTTPTGQSGTSGYMGQGYGYGGYGGPEGPYGNQGGYGSYGTRGNGGPITNFAGNAGEQGGSAYSGGGYTNASSGYLNSWKSEPSQAGSYGSPQVNGPPGAQASYGGGYGGPQGRQVQ from the exons ATGGATTCTGACGACGGGAAGCTCTTCATTGGGGGTCTCTCGTGGGATACCACGGAGGAAAGGCTCAGGGAGCACTTCAGCGACCATGGCGAGGTCCTTGATGCCGTCATCATGAGGGACAAGGCCACCGGCCGCCCCAGAGGTTTTGGGTTCGTCGTCTTTGCCGACCCCTCTATACTCGAGCGTGTCCTCCAGGACAAGCACGTCATTGATGGCCGCACC GTGGAAGCCAAATGGGCGCTTTCGAGGGAAGAACAACAAACATCTGCAAGATCTGGAAATCTGAATTCTGGAAATTTTAATGCTGGTAGGTCAGCTGGAGCAAGTTCTGGTGCAAACATAAGAACCAAGAAGATATTTGTTGGAGGCTTGCCTCCTACTCTAACAGAGGATGGGTTTCGTCAATACTTTGAGTCCTTCGGAACAGTGACGGATGCAGTTGTGATGTATGATCAAAACACTCATCGACCTCGAGGCTTTGGGTTCATCTCCTTCGAATCAGAGGATACTGTAGATAATGTTCTTCAGAAGACGTTTCATGATCTGAATGGAAAGGCTGTCGAAGTTAAGCGTGCTCTTCCAAAAGATGCAAATTCAAATACTGGCAGTGGCCGATCCATGGGAAGTGGATCTCATCAATCTTATGGTGGTTCTAGTGGTAATGCTAGCTTGTATGATAGCAGGACTGATTCTAATAGGTACATTCAACCTCAAGGAGCTGGTGGTGGGCTTCCACCATATGGTTCCTCTGGCTATGGTGCGCCTAGTTATGGATATGGAGCAGCAAATAATGGTGTTGGATATGCAGGTTATGGTGTTGGGGGTTATGGGACTGGTGCTACTGGGTATGCTGGACCTGCTGGTACCTATGGAAATCCTAATGCTCCTATGTCTGGTTATGTAGGAGGCTCTCCAGGAGCTCAAAGAAATCTCTGGAATAATCAGGTTCCTGGTTATGGCTCTGCAGGATATGGTGGAACTGCATCTTATGGTCCAGCTCCTTCATGGAATGCTTCAACACCCAGTGGAGGATCTGGTACAACACCGACAGGTCAAAGTGGTACTTCTGGGTACATGGGCCAAGGTTATGGGTATGGTGGATATGGAGGGCCGGAAGGACCTTATGGCAATCAAGGTGGCTACGGCTCCTATGGCACTCGTGGTAATGGTGGTCCTATTACTAATTTTGCAGGCAATGCAGGAGAACAAGGAGGCTCTGCTTACTCTGGTGGAGGTTATACTAATGCAAGCTCAGGTTATCTCAATTCTTGGAAGTCAGAACCTTCACAGGCTGGGTCATACGGATCTCCTCAGGTTAATGGTCCTCCTGGTGCTCAAGCTAGTTATGGAGGTGGTTATGGTGGTCCTCAAGGCAGGCAAGTCCAGTAG